CACTTAAACATCCAAAGAACTGGCCAACATAAGGAAAAACCTTTCTGGTGGAAACTCCAAATGTCTGGAAATTAGTCATTATTAGTGAGCAATCTAAGCAAAAATTAAGACAACATAAGCACCCGGGAGCAGAAGTAAGAACTGAAACTTTACCCACAATCTAAAAGCTATTTCAAAGGGCTTGCTTGTGTTCTAAATCAGTGGTCTACAGAATCATGGCCCTTTGTCTTTGTAAATAGTTTCAATGGAGCACAGCCATGTCCAcctgtttatgtattgtctatggctggtTTCTTGCTATAATCAGAGTTGAAAGAGTAGTTAACCATAGGGCCACAGTCTAACACATTTACTGTCAGGCCTTTTACtataattattactatttaatATCTGGCCAACTCCTGTTCTTGTTAACAAAAGGGGTCAATACTTACTATTTCCAATTGGGGGGGAGGACTCGTTTGGTCTTGTAATATCGAGCCAACCGGTGAATACGGCTCTCAATCAGAATCAGACGGAATTTGGCATCTttatcctaaaaataaaaattgacagaATTCAGTAAAACCATTCAAAACTAAACATTATTTTAACAGTAGAATGTATAGACACCACGTACTTTAATGAGAAGTTACCCAGTGTCCCTTAACAGAACCACAGGCTAGGGTTCATGTGGCTAGATTAAGTCCTTAAGGGAATTTAGGGAGCCAAAGCTCCCCCTGCAAATCTCTTCCGGTGGAACTCTTATTTCAAAGCAAACAGTGTGACTTGTTTGTGCCCTAACCCACCTTGGATAATTCAAATCACATGCATTATATTTTACTGAAATGAATTAGTACAAACAGTCCTCTTCTCTTACCTTTCTGTTTCTCTCGAGATGCTTTCGAACAGCAACAGCTTTCTTAATTAAATGATAGAGATCCTCAGGAAGATCAGGAGCAAGTCCTTTGGACTTAAGAATTCTCAAGATTTTATTGCCTGTCACAAAACGTACTTGTGCAACACCATGTGAGTCTCTCAGGATTACACCTGAAAAGGGAATAATATAAATTCCCACACCAAACATACAAATTGGAGCATGTGACGTCAAGGCTCTGAGATCAAGTCATTTTCCaagtttcccatctgtaaaacaaggcTTACTTTTATACATCAGACACCGACGTTAGACTGCGTGCAAAGCTCAGTCAGACAGCTAAGGACGGTTTACCCAACACTAAGGAAAACCCTCCTGGTGGAAACTGCGAATGCTGTAAGACCATCATCATAGGGAGCTGTTGGATTACAGGCCACCAAAGGAATCAAGGAGATTCTTCAAAACAGCaccatctggggcctccctggtggcgcagtggttaagagtccgcctgccgatgcaggggatacgggttcgtgccccggtctgggaggatcccatatgccgcggagcggctgggcccgtgagccatggccgctgggcctgcgcatccggagcctgtgctccgcaacgggagaggccacaacagtgagaggcccacataccgcaaaaagaaaaaaaaaaaaaaaaaaacagcaccaTCTGACTACTTGACAGTCTATTATATTATGTATCTCCTATTGTGTGCAATACCTCCACTAGTCTGTAAACTCCAGAAGACTAAGTTGCCCTTTTTATGATTACTTTATTCTCAGGATCCAGAATCACACAGCAGGCAAACATTCACTGAATGAAGCCATTTGCACAAAGTCACACACAGCTGAGGTTCAAACCACCTCTAACTGTGAGAAAGTGATGAGCTCTCTGAGTAGCCAATCCCAACTCTTCCATTAAcacctgtgtgatttggggcgTGTTACACAGCTgcaatgtgcctcagtttcctcagcttaAAGAAAACTAGTATTTATTTGAAAGTATGGCTGTCAGAATTACACAACGTCagcatatgtaaagtgcttagaaccatGCACCTAGGAGAGTGCCTAGCCCAAAGAAAATACTCATCAAATTTTGGAGCACATTTTACTCACTTTACCGTCTTCCAAGTAAGAACCTGAGAGTTCAGCAAATGAAGACTAGGCCTCGGTCATCAACAGTAAAGCAAGGAAAACGAGCAAAAGATTTTCAAGCCACGTGTGAGACATTTACCTCCCCCCCCCGAGTCTTCTTCCGCAGGTTACACGAGGGCAAGCGGAAGGGGCTGCATTAAACAAAAACACTCACCTATTTGCGAGGGAGTCAGGCCCTTCTTGGCCAGTTTGTAGATCTGCTCCTTCACGTCGTCAGACGTCAGCTTCAGCCACTGTTAATGGTAAAGAAAGCGGCTTTAAGACGAGAAACCAGGGATGGTACCGAAACACAGCGGTCCCCTCCAGCTTCAAAACCGCGCtcctgggcttccccggtggcgcagtggttggaagtccgcctgccgatgcaggggacacgggttcgtgccccggtccgggaggattccaaatgccgcggagcggctaggcccttgagccatggccgctgagcctgcgcgtccggagcctgtgctccgcaacgggagaggccgcaacagtgaggcccgcgtaccgcaaacaaacaaacaaaaaaaccgcGCTCCTCATGCACACGTGGTCCCTATCCCCGCTCCGCTTCCCCCAAGCAACGAATGGCACCCCCTCCCGGCCTCTCCCCGATCCCGCGCGCTACTTACGGTGGGGACGCTGCGGCGGTAGGGTAGAGCCGACTGGGACAGGCCCTTCCTGGGGAGAGAAGCAGTCTCGGGGTTAGGATGGCTGCCATAGCAGCCCAGAAGCTAACCCCCTCGACCCGCTGCCCACACTCCCTCTTTCCCCCCAATCCCCGGGCTCAGCCCTAGCAACCCGTTCACAAACCCAAGCTCACCCGGGAGCATGCATGCGACCCATGATGGCGGCGGTGTGGTAgcgaaaaggagagagagggttGGAGCGCCGTAGGAAGCCGCCCTGCACGCCGGAAGTGACCTCACACGTCCTCGCTTCCTCGCCGGCAGGAGGCGGAGCTGCGCGGCGTGTTTCCCGGCGACCGCCTGACTACATATCCCGAAAAGCACTTCAACGTGGACTACACATCCCGGCATGCATCGGTGTTTGAGGCGGTGCTAGGctagagagggggaaaaagagtCCGCCTCCAGCCTGGGCTGTGGGCTCGTTAGAAGTGCTTTTGCGCCGAGGTGTTTCAGGTTCGGAAGCCGGACTGGGAGTGCGAATGGAACAGATACGGCTGCAGAGGTTGGTAGACTTGGTCCCCGCCCTTAAAGAAGGCCGTTATGTGCGCCCCCACCGCCCAGCGAATTTGGGCGTCAGAAGTTCAGCCCTACACAATTGTTCATCCACTCACCAGTGCCAGGCTTTGCCTTGGCACTGGATACCTCAAAGTCTGTCCCTGCCCTTAAAACATTCacatgggggaattccctggtggtccagtggttaggacaccgccccctcactgccaagggcctgggtttggTACCTGGTCgtggagctaagatctcacaagctgcgcCGCGGAGccagaaaaatacatacatacaaaaaattCGCAGGTACAATACCATGGTGATAAGTGCTACATTGGAAGTAATGGTAGTGGCTGCCTCCTAGCCAAGAGTAACATTTCTTATTTCTAATGCTAATCTTTCAGGGGAGGGGTCACTGACTACAGAGAAGTCAGATCCTGGCCTCTGTGTCATCTCAATGAGGCCCTCCCTGAGGAAAACCGTTCCCTTTAAAGTAGTTCTTTTCCCTCCCAACACAGTAGCCTATTGATTATCCTCATAACACATAGTCTCttgtcattttcctttatttatttatttatttttaaaatcccatactccttccctctgccttcgctattggtaaccatgtttgttttctatgtctgtgtttctgttttgtaaataagttcatttgtactattttttagattccacataaaagtgataccatgtaatatttgtctttctgtctgacttagtatgataatctctgggtccatccatgttgctgaaatggcattatttcattcttttttatggctaacattcgattgcatatatagatatatatatatagatataaaaacatctttatccattcatctgttgatggacacttaggttgcttccatgtcttggctactgtaaatagtgccactatgaacattaggatgcatgtatcttttcaaattagagcttttgtcttttccggatatatacccgggagtgggattgctgatcatatggtaactctattaattttttaaggaacctccatcctgttttccacagtggctgcaccaatttacattcctatcaacagtgtgGGAGGaatcccttttctccgcaccctctccagcatgttttatttgtagactttttgatgatggctattctaaccgatgtgaagtgatacttaatagttttaatatgcatttctttaataattagtggtgttgagcatcttttcatgtgcctgttggccatctgcatgtcttctttggagaaatgtctgtttaggtcttctgcccattttttgattggactGTTTGTTTTCGTtagagttgtatgagctgtttgtatattttggaaattaagcccgtGTTggctgcatcatttgcaaatattttctcccataggttgtcttttgatttggtttatggtttcctttgctatgcaagagcttatgtttgattaggtcccttttgtttatttctattgccttgggagactgacctaagaaaacactgctatgatttatgtcagagaatgttttgcctatgttctcttctaggagttttatggtgtcatgtctgatatgtaagtctttaagccattttgagtttttgtgtacagtgtgagggtgtattctaacttcactgatttacatgcagctgtccagctttcccaacaccacttgatGAAGAgactcttctccattgtatattcttccctcctttgtcgaagattaattgactgtaggtgtgtgggtttatttctgggctctctgttctgttccattgatctgtatgtttgtttttgtgctttcatttttcctttctagttGCTTGTTTGGTTGCCTCCCTCCAATAAATTTGAACTCTTAGATTGTTCATTGCTTTCACCTCCAGCACCAAGAACAGTGCCTAACTATGcagtcaaaaatattttgaaagaatgaatCTAAAGAAGTAATTTTTTCCTCAGGAAGATTACACTGTAGACTACAAACTTTATTTCAGGAGGCACAGTGGGAAGAGTAAGATTTGGCAATATGAATCTAAAGAAGTAATTTTTTCCTCATGAAGATGTGTAGACTACAAACTTTATTTCAGGAGGCACAGTGGGAAGAGTAAGATTTGGCAATCTAGACCTGGATTACCATACATCTGTGTGTGATTTGGATCAAATCACTTTCTTAGTTATACATGAGGTTTTTGAGT
This region of Mesoplodon densirostris isolate mMesDen1 chromosome 7, mMesDen1 primary haplotype, whole genome shotgun sequence genomic DNA includes:
- the RPS13 gene encoding small ribosomal subunit protein uS15 yields the protein MGRMHAPGKGLSQSALPYRRSVPTWLKLTSDDVKEQIYKLAKKGLTPSQIGVILRDSHGVAQVRFVTGNKILRILKSKGLAPDLPEDLYHLIKKAVAVRKHLERNRKDKDAKFRLILIESRIHRLARYYKTKRVLPPNWKYESSTASALVA